From the Sulfuriferula nivalis genome, the window AGGGACGCGTTTTGTGTCGCTGGGTGGTTGCGTGGCAGCAGATGTGCATGGCAAAAATCATCATCATGACGGTGCATTTGGCCAGCATGTTATCGACATAGAATTAATATTGGCGAATAACAGCCGCGTCACTTGTTCAGCGACCGAAAATGCCGATTTGTTCTGGGCGACAGTGGGCGGCATGGGGCTGACGGGTATTATCGGTGAGGTTAGCTTGCGCCTGATACCGATTTCCAGCCCTTATATGCAAGTGCGCCATCATGCGGCAGCTAATTTAACGGCAACCTTTGCGTTGTTTGAGAATGCCGCACTAGATGATGCCTACAGCGTGGCGTGGATAGATTGTCTTGCTACAGGAGAATCATTGGGGCGTAGTGTGCTAATGACGGGGCATCACGCTGCGGTAGTAGATTTGCCCAATACTTTGCAATCTGCAGTGAAAATTAAACCAGCTAAATCCATGCCATTTGATTTGCCTGCGGCAGCGTTGAATCCGCTGACTGTTAAGTTATTCAATCAGTTTTATTACACCCGTGAGGGGCGTAAAACTCAGCCGTTTTTTGCCCATTACACCGATTATTTTTATCCGTTGGATGGTATTTCCCACTGGAATCGCTTATATGGAAAATCGGGTTTTGTGCAGTATCAGTGCGTGATACCTACGGCGGGTGCGTTTGGGGCTGTAACGGCGTTGCTGGAAAAGCTGGCAGTGAGTCGTCGGCCATCGTTTCTGGCGGTGTTGAAAAAACTGGGTGCGCAAGATCAGGGTATGCTGTCGTTTCCGCTGGCAGGTTATACTCTGGCACTGGATATTCCCATGCGTGATGCAGGTGTGCTGGCGTTGACGCGTGAGCTGGATGCTATCGTTCTGGCGCATGGCGGGCGAGTTTATCTGGCCAAGGATGCCGTGCTCAACGCACAAACTTTTCGTATCATGTATCCACGTCATGCCGAGTGGTTGCGGGTAAAGCAGCTGGTAGATCCGCATGGACGTTTTGCTTCCAGTTTGTCTAAACGGCTGAATTTGGGGGCGCAACATGGCTAATGCGGTAATGATAGTCGGTGCGACCTCAGCTATTGCGCGTGCTACTGCGGCAGCGTTTGCAGCAAAGGGGCATGATATTTATCTGGCAGGACGTAATGCGGACGAGCTGGGACGAATAGCAGCAGACTTGGCAATCCGTTATCGTATCAATGCGCGGTGGGGGATATTTATCGCCGAGGATATGGCGAGCCATGCAGGATTTTTTAATCAGGCCATGGCAGAGATGGGTGAAATGCGCGGCGTGGTGCTGGCAATGGGGATGCTGGGTGACCAGCAGGCGGCACGTGATTTCCCGTTGGGTGCTGAGGTGATTATGG encodes:
- a CDS encoding FAD-binding oxidoreductase; translation: MNKLNRPLSGWGRYPVETCASERPERYQDLRASSPTQIARGQGRSYGDAALGETVILTERVNRMLAFDVVAGTLRAEAGVTLAEILDVIVPQGWFLPVTPGTRFVSLGGCVAADVHGKNHHHDGAFGQHVIDIELILANNSRVTCSATENADLFWATVGGMGLTGIIGEVSLRLIPISSPYMQVRHHAAANLTATFALFENAALDDAYSVAWIDCLATGESLGRSVLMTGHHAAVVDLPNTLQSAVKIKPAKSMPFDLPAAALNPLTVKLFNQFYYTREGRKTQPFFAHYTDYFYPLDGISHWNRLYGKSGFVQYQCVIPTAGAFGAVTALLEKLAVSRRPSFLAVLKKLGAQDQGMLSFPLAGYTLALDIPMRDAGVLALTRELDAIVLAHGGRVYLAKDAVLNAQTFRIMYPRHAEWLRVKQLVDPHGRFASSLSKRLNLGAQHG